Genomic DNA from Edaphobacter lichenicola:
AAGAGATAGCGAACAGAGATGTGATGCCCTGTAGGACTTCAAAGTTGCTGAAAGGTTACGCCAGTCCGGTGACCCGTGCGCGCAAACGGCGCTTCCTTCGCAGCTTCCAATGCTGCTTACGGCTTGTTGATCACACCGAGATCGACCATGCCGTTCACAAAGTATTGCACTGCGAGGGCAACCAACAGCAGGCCCATGATGCGGACCAGGATTCGGACGCCGGTCTCTCCCATAGCGCGAGCGACGCGATCCGAATTCCCGAGGACGAGGTAACAGATCATCGCCGTAATGAAGATGGATACTAAGATCGCTACCATCTGCCAGCGCGTCTGGGCCTGGCCGACCAATACCATCACGCTGGTGATGGAGCCTGGGCCTGCGAGCATCGGAATGCCGAGCGGGACGATGCCGGCGTCTTCTTTCTGAGCGGCTTCGGTGGTCTCCTCCGTCGACTCCTGCGTAGGCGAGCGCTTGGCCTCGAGCATGTCCAGACCGATGAGCAGAAGGATGATGCCGCCGGCGATCTCGAAGGCCGGAAGCGTGATGCCGAACATCTTGAAGATGTACTGCCCAGCGACGGCGAACGCGCTGAGCACGACCAGCGCCGTGACAGACGCCTTCCAGGCCATCTTTCGTCGGCGCGCCGCATCCGCACCAGCCGTCACCGCGAGAAAGGTGGGCAGAGCGGCAAACGGGTCGACGAGAAAGAAGATGGAGCTGAGCGCGAGAACAGAAAACTGCACATACGCCGAGTGCTCCAGCCCCGAGAGACTGACGGCATGGGGATTGAACATCACTCTCTATTCTCCCATGCCGGGCAGCCGTTATAATGGTGCTTCAGCGCCTAGGAGCGTACGAATGCCCATACAGACCACCACGAATATCTGGCACAACGGGAGCCTGATTCCCTGGGACAAAGCCCAGATTCACGTTATGTCCCACGTCGTCCACTACGGCTCGTCCGTCTTTGAGGGCATTCGCTGCTACGCCCAGCCGAACGCCGCCAGCATCTTCCGCCTGCCGGAACACATGGCTCGGCTGGTCGATTCGGC
This window encodes:
- a CDS encoding MarC family protein yields the protein MFNPHAVSLSGLEHSAYVQFSVLALSSIFFLVDPFAALPTFLAVTAGADAARRRKMAWKASVTALVVLSAFAVAGQYIFKMFGITLPAFEIAGGIILLLIGLDMLEAKRSPTQESTEETTEAAQKEDAGIVPLGIPMLAGPGSITSVMVLVGQAQTRWQMVAILVSIFITAMICYLVLGNSDRVARAMGETGVRILVRIMGLLLVALAVQYFVNGMVDLGVINKP